Proteins encoded together in one Chitinophaga varians window:
- the kynU gene encoding kynureninase: MEYVATLAFAKEQDRQDPLNKFREQFYFPQRKGKDAIYLCGNSLGLQPKNVKSAIEQELADWQQCAVEGYWAAKNPWLYYQQYCSKPLTAIMGASQQELTVMNTLTVNLHLMMLSFYRPTKQRFKVLMEAGAFPSDQYAVETQVRFHGFDPETAIVEVSPRAGEHLIRLEDILDIINKESDSLALVLFGGINYYTGQYFDIPAITAAAHQAGAYAGFDLAHVAGNIPVSLHNWDVDFAVWCSYKYLNGGPGAVGGAFVHEKYASDRGFLRLGGWWGNEESARFKMEKGFVPKKEAEGWQQSTAQVFNMVSLKASLELFEAAGIGALREKSQGLTNYLAFLLQQLKGINFEIITPKNCNERGAQLSLLFLEKGKEIHQQMTDAGIIVDWREPGVIRVSPAPMYNSYQDVFHFYEIIANIASNA; encoded by the coding sequence ATGGAGTACGTAGCAACCTTAGCATTTGCTAAAGAGCAGGACCGGCAGGATCCATTAAATAAATTCAGGGAGCAGTTTTATTTTCCCCAACGAAAAGGAAAGGACGCAATTTATTTATGTGGCAATTCACTCGGATTACAGCCTAAAAATGTAAAATCAGCGATAGAACAGGAATTGGCAGATTGGCAGCAGTGTGCGGTTGAAGGATATTGGGCGGCCAAGAATCCCTGGCTTTATTATCAGCAGTATTGCAGTAAGCCACTCACAGCCATAATGGGGGCGAGCCAGCAGGAACTAACGGTGATGAATACACTCACTGTGAACCTTCATCTGATGATGTTGAGTTTTTACCGGCCAACCAAACAGCGGTTTAAAGTGTTAATGGAGGCAGGGGCCTTTCCAAGCGACCAATATGCAGTGGAGACACAGGTCAGGTTTCATGGTTTTGACCCGGAAACGGCCATTGTTGAGGTTTCTCCCAGGGCCGGAGAACATTTGATAAGATTAGAAGATATTTTAGATATTATTAACAAGGAAAGTGATAGCTTAGCATTAGTTTTATTCGGAGGGATTAATTATTACACCGGACAATATTTTGATATACCCGCTATTACAGCCGCTGCCCATCAGGCAGGAGCTTACGCCGGTTTCGATCTGGCACACGTAGCAGGAAATATTCCGGTGTCTTTGCACAATTGGGACGTAGATTTTGCCGTTTGGTGTTCATACAAGTACCTGAATGGTGGTCCCGGCGCGGTAGGAGGCGCCTTTGTGCATGAAAAATATGCCAGCGACCGCGGATTTCTCCGCCTGGGTGGCTGGTGGGGCAACGAAGAGAGTGCACGTTTTAAAATGGAAAAAGGGTTTGTGCCTAAGAAAGAAGCCGAAGGATGGCAACAAAGTACCGCACAGGTTTTCAATATGGTAAGCCTGAAAGCATCCCTCGAACTATTTGAAGCGGCCGGTATCGGCGCTTTGAGAGAAAAAAGCCAGGGACTGACCAATTACCTGGCGTTTTTGCTGCAGCAGTTGAAAGGCATTAATTTTGAAATTATTACACCTAAAAATTGTAATGAACGTGGCGCACAACTATCTTTGCTGTTCCTGGAAAAAGGAAAAGAGATACATCAGCAAATGACGGATGCCGGTATAATCGTTGACTGGAGAGAACCCGGAGTCATCAGGGTTTCACCGGCGCCGATGTATAACTCTTATCAGGATGTGTTTCATTTTTATGAAATCATAGCTAATATTGCTTCAAACGCTTAA
- a CDS encoding 2'-5' RNA ligase family protein, with translation MNFERNERPRRPYSSDTNKENDPNKERGDYRPNLNNEREGGKPDYNGGDNTERRPRTDYNREGGYRPRTDYNRDGGGYNREGGGGYDRGGGYDRGGEGGGYNRGGGGYDRGGGGGGYDRGGGGYDRGGGGGYDRGGGGGYDRGGGGGYDRGGGGGGYNRGGGGGYDRGGGGGYDRGGGGGYDRGGGGGGYNRGGGGGYDRGGGGGGYNRGGGGGGYDRGGGGGGYNRGGGGGGYNRGGGGGGFNRGGGGRPRPGGQNRRFEPKPDNKIYFIALLPTAEVGKEIIKIKQEFAEQYGPMYALKVLPHITLQVPFTADPALEKAFCDELTEFAKTQAPFEVSLKGFGTFPNKQNRVLFINVEKSETMATMHRQLINFLRKEFGFSTMLARTGFTPHVTVAFKDLDDDQFNKAWPEYENKEYEATFKVNNLYFLRHNGKSWEVLQKCKLGGA, from the coding sequence ATGAATTTTGAGAGAAACGAACGCCCCCGCAGGCCCTACTCTTCTGATACCAACAAAGAGAATGATCCCAACAAGGAGAGAGGTGACTACAGACCCAACTTAAACAATGAGCGGGAGGGTGGAAAACCCGACTACAATGGTGGCGACAACACAGAACGTCGTCCACGCACTGACTACAATCGCGAGGGTGGGTATCGCCCCCGTACAGATTACAACCGCGATGGCGGTGGTTACAATCGTGAAGGTGGCGGCGGCTACGACCGTGGCGGTGGATATGACCGCGGCGGTGAAGGTGGCGGCTACAATCGTGGCGGCGGCGGTTACGACCGTGGCGGCGGTGGTGGTGGTTACGATCGCGGCGGCGGTGGATATGACCGTGGCGGCGGTGGTGGTTACGATCGCGGCGGCGGCGGTGGATATGACCGTGGCGGTGGCGGTGGTTACGACCGCGGCGGCGGCGGTGGTGGCTATAACCGCGGTGGCGGTGGTGGCTACGATCGCGGCGGTGGCGGCGGCTACGATCGCGGTGGCGGCGGCGGTTACGACCGTGGCGGCGGCGGTGGAGGCTACAACCGCGGTGGCGGTGGTGGTTACGACCGTGGCGGCGGTGGCGGCGGCTACAATCGCGGTGGCGGCGGCGGTGGATACGACCGTGGCGGCGGCGGTGGAGGCTACAACCGTGGCGGTGGTGGTGGTGGCTACAACCGCGGTGGCGGTGGTGGCGGCTTTAACCGCGGCGGTGGTGGAAGACCACGTCCCGGAGGCCAGAACAGACGCTTCGAACCCAAACCTGATAATAAGATATACTTTATCGCACTGCTGCCAACTGCAGAAGTAGGTAAGGAAATCATCAAAATAAAACAGGAATTTGCTGAACAATACGGACCAATGTACGCATTGAAAGTATTGCCGCATATTACCCTGCAGGTACCTTTTACAGCCGATCCGGCACTGGAAAAAGCCTTCTGCGATGAACTGACGGAATTCGCAAAAACACAGGCTCCTTTTGAAGTGTCCCTGAAAGGTTTCGGTACCTTCCCGAACAAACAAAACCGCGTCCTGTTCATCAACGTGGAAAAAAGCGAAACCATGGCTACCATGCATCGGCAGCTGATCAACTTCCTGCGTAAGGAATTTGGCTTCAGCACCATGCTGGCACGCACCGGCTTCACACCTCACGTGACCGTGGCCTTCAAAGACCTGGACGATGATCAGTTCAACAAGGCATGGCCTGAATATGAAAACAAGGAATATGAGGCTACTTTCAAAGTAAACAACCTCTACTTCCTGCGTCATAACGGCAAATCCTGGGAAGTGCTGCAGAAATGCAAACTGGGCGGCGCATAA